One genomic segment of Ostrinia nubilalis chromosome 20, ilOstNubi1.1, whole genome shotgun sequence includes these proteins:
- the LOC135081860 gene encoding uncharacterized protein LOC135081860: MDNQIIDTCKEANGELLSHNSSALHHGPRLLNPTSGFNRQWSLSQLLAEFGELCQWLTHVQEEIYSSPENLSSRKLRMVRTKTSTCFRKGTYVDAPENSKNARRRSILVLEIDPEGS, translated from the exons ATGGACAACCAGATCATCGACACCTGCAAG GAAGCAAACGGCGAATTGCTATCACACAATTCGTCAGCTTTACACCACGGGCCGCGGCTGCTGAACCCGACGTCAGGATTCAACCGGCAGTGGTCGCTGTCGCAGCTGCTCGCGGAGTTCGGCGAGCTGTGCCAGTGGCTCACGCACGTGCAGGAGGAGATCTACTCTAGTCCCGAGAACCTGTCCAGCAGGAAGCTTAGAATGGTGAGAACAAAAACTTCTACCTGCTTTAGGAAAGGAACCTATGTAGATGCTCCAGAAAACTCTAAGAACGCTAGGAGAAGATCCATTCTAGTTCTAGAAATTGATCCAGAAGGAAGCTGA